The following proteins come from a genomic window of Candidatus Binatia bacterium:
- a CDS encoding extracellular solute-binding protein, whose amino-acid sequence MKKVSGFVLLGLGLALLFPFSGAAQERWEKIVTEAKKEGKVVVSGPPVSGFRQGLIDGLRKAHGISLEYLGLPSGEVSVRIEREAAAGRVSIDVNIGGASSGIVNEMPKGLIEPIADKLILPEAANPKMWQKGKIKWVDNQQRYLLQTSDWVMTDLILNKDKADPNGIAVWADLLKPEWKGKIASYDPRRGGPGNAVARYLLHQFGEEFVVKLYKDQNVAFTQDLRQLVEWVARGTHPVALGAVQVMIELFRKEGFPIVRHFPKDVPGSLVGGYSTITLVKGAPHPNAAIVFVNWFASKEGQEIYAREMLEPSRRTDVRQDMVPDYVIPKPGVDYKLDQYTEDWILNVAPKVQKRLAEALGR is encoded by the coding sequence ATGAAAAAAGTATCTGGGTTCGTTTTGCTCGGCTTGGGACTGGCGCTGCTCTTCCCTTTTTCCGGCGCGGCGCAGGAGCGATGGGAGAAGATCGTCACGGAGGCCAAGAAGGAAGGCAAGGTGGTGGTTTCCGGCCCGCCGGTGTCCGGTTTCCGTCAAGGACTCATCGACGGGCTGCGCAAAGCCCACGGGATCAGCCTGGAATACCTGGGCCTTCCCTCCGGCGAGGTGTCGGTCAGAATTGAGCGGGAGGCCGCCGCCGGGCGGGTGAGCATCGACGTAAACATCGGCGGCGCCAGCTCCGGAATTGTCAATGAGATGCCGAAAGGGCTGATCGAGCCTATCGCCGACAAGCTGATTCTTCCCGAGGCGGCGAACCCTAAAATGTGGCAGAAGGGAAAAATCAAATGGGTGGACAACCAGCAGCGCTACCTCCTTCAGACGTCCGACTGGGTAATGACCGACCTGATCCTGAACAAAGACAAGGCCGATCCCAACGGCATCGCGGTTTGGGCCGACCTCTTGAAGCCCGAATGGAAAGGAAAGATCGCGTCGTACGATCCGCGCCGCGGCGGCCCGGGAAACGCGGTGGCGCGCTATCTTCTCCATCAGTTCGGCGAGGAGTTCGTCGTCAAGCTGTACAAGGATCAAAACGTCGCCTTCACGCAGGACCTGCGCCAGCTCGTCGAGTGGGTCGCGCGCGGCACGCATCCCGTCGCGCTCGGCGCCGTGCAGGTGATGATCGAGTTGTTTCGCAAGGAGGGGTTTCCCATCGTGCGCCACTTCCCCAAGGACGTGCCCGGCAGCCTCGTGGGAGGATACAGCACGATCACCTTGGTCAAGGGGGCGCCGCATCCCAACGCGGCGATCGTGTTCGTCAACTGGTTTGCGTCGAAGGAAGGACAGGAGATTTACGCGCGCGAGATGCTCGAGCCGAGCCGCCGCACCGACGTGCGCCAGGATATGGTCCCCGACTACGTCATTCCCAAGCCTGGAGTGGACTATAAGTTGGACCAGTACACCGAGGATTGGATCTTGAACGTCGCACCCAAAGTGCAGAAGAGACTCGCAGAGGCGCTCGGACGTTGA